One window of Bacteroidota bacterium genomic DNA carries:
- a CDS encoding tetratricopeptide repeat protein encodes RGDCYYGERIYDKAINDYTTALSNKGNKLDKQLLYQTYYNRGQVYFRTNQYQSAIDDFNQAITLANDAHQNVTTIHSWRAMAYMNTKNFPEVINDFDIYLAANPNDLSGVFYQGFAYMKNGETEKARANASRLIEADPTNEVFFSGSRMMEIYNLDTRRMKSKQLVNEANTLIAEEKSASSKVLANMKLADAFKNLDTAWLYAPGISAEEKDLKDSILNDIFIVYSKLKTKPEISEFVRKYAVQASGATKERKYDEAIGLWSKVLRISPYYPMAYYNRALLFALKEDYRSSISDMQNYLNLLPEASDARTAKDKIYEWEGKLKEAPVAQTQEAPHQYEAINTILSPKYSAGNFHFAMGFGGSLGVQFDKNSSLGDYWSQETSSANVNQKYSGSIPLLYSGDIEIICKPLKRFGLGAFGKWTGGIGTKADVSGTKYILNMGCFQYGGLARFYFMVNDLQKKPDLYLQYALGQTSLNGYYGVATMSGIVYNYSYLKDLSGSGPYNSFGIGMGGKISKHGYLTLSLDYLSSKIDEITYNIMTDTGDKSQEGKSGTIKNNSDGSNITANYKGMVMKILFGFCF; translated from the coding sequence AGAGGAGATTGCTATTATGGTGAAAGGATTTATGACAAGGCAATAAATGATTATACCACAGCTTTATCAAATAAAGGCAACAAATTAGATAAACAATTATTATATCAGACCTATTACAACAGAGGCCAGGTTTACTTTAGAACCAATCAATACCAGTCAGCCATTGATGATTTTAATCAGGCCATTACGCTGGCCAATGATGCACACCAAAATGTAACCACTATTCACAGCTGGCGAGCAATGGCTTATATGAACACCAAAAATTTTCCGGAAGTCATCAATGATTTTGATATATACCTAGCCGCAAATCCGAATGACTTGTCCGGTGTATTTTACCAGGGCTTTGCTTATATGAAAAATGGAGAAACGGAAAAAGCGAGAGCCAACGCATCGAGATTGATAGAGGCCGATCCAACCAATGAAGTATTCTTCTCCGGAAGTCGAATGATGGAAATATACAATCTTGATACAAGGAGGATGAAATCGAAACAACTGGTAAATGAAGCAAATACTTTAATAGCAGAAGAAAAATCAGCGTCCTCTAAAGTACTGGCCAACATGAAACTGGCCGATGCATTTAAAAATCTTGATACGGCATGGCTATATGCTCCGGGTATTTCTGCAGAAGAAAAGGATTTAAAGGATTCCATCCTAAATGATATTTTCATTGTTTATTCTAAATTGAAGACTAAACCTGAAATCTCAGAATTTGTCAGGAAGTATGCCGTTCAGGCCTCAGGTGCCACTAAGGAAAGAAAGTATGATGAAGCAATCGGTTTATGGTCAAAGGTTCTGAGAATATCCCCTTATTACCCAATGGCTTATTACAACCGTGCCCTGCTCTTTGCTCTGAAAGAAGATTATAGAAGCAGCATCTCGGACATGCAGAATTATTTGAATTTATTGCCCGAGGCTTCCGACGCCCGTACTGCAAAAGACAAAATTTATGAATGGGAAGGAAAATTAAAAGAGGCTCCCGTAGCCCAGACCCAGGAAGCCCCTCATCAATATGAAGCCATTAATACCATTCTTTCCCCAAAATATTCTGCAGGCAATTTCCATTTTGCAATGGGTTTTGGCGGCAGCCTGGGCGTTCAATTTGACAAGAATAGTTCCTTAGGTGATTATTGGTCTCAGGAAACATCTTCGGCAAATGTTAACCAAAAATATTCGGGCAGTATACCCCTACTGTATTCTGGCGATATTGAAATAATTTGCAAACCCCTGAAAAGATTTGGATTAGGGGCATTTGGAAAATGGACCGGGGGAATTGGAACCAAGGCTGATGTATCCGGGACAAAGTATATACTAAACATGGGATGCTTTCAATATGGAGGCCTTGCACGTTTTTATTTCATGGTAAACGACTTGCAGAAAAAGCCCGACCTTTATCTCCAATATGCTTTAGGACAAACCTCATTAAATGGCTATTACGGGGTTGCCACGATGAGCGGTATCGTTTACAACTATTCCTACCTGAAGGATCTAAGCGGTTCAGGCCCTTATAACAGTTTCGGAATCGGAATGGGCGGAAAAATTTCCAAACACGGATACTTAACTCTTTCACTGGATTATCTCAGCTCAAAGATTGATGAAATCACTTATAACATAATGACTGATACAGGAGATAAATCGCAGGAAGGGAAAAGCGGAACAATCAAAAACAATTCCGATGGATCAAACATCACGGCAAATTACAAAGGAATGGTAATGAAAATTCTGTTTGGATTTTGTTTCTAA
- a CDS encoding prevent-host-death protein has protein sequence MKEMNVQICKFVPSWYALKLKDMLVISSRELRQNQKMYFEKADKGEQIIIQRGKDKAYALTPVSEDDIYFNAEMVKKIKLSIEQVEQGKVKKVTTPKGISDLLGL, from the coding sequence ATGAAAGAAATGAACGTACAAATTTGTAAATTTGTACCAAGTTGGTACGCATTAAAACTAAAAGACATGTTAGTAATAAGTAGTAGGGAACTTAGGCAAAATCAAAAAATGTACTTTGAAAAAGCCGATAAAGGTGAACAAATTATTATTCAACGTGGGAAGGATAAAGCTTATGCCTTAACCCCTGTTAGTGAGGATGATATTTATTTTAATGCCGAAATGGTAAAAAAAATAAAACTAAGCATCGAACAGGTAGAGCAAGGAAAAGTAAAGAAGGTTACAACCCCTAAAGGGATAAGCGATTTATTAGGATTGTGA
- a CDS encoding Txe/YoeB family addiction module toxin, whose product MSYTLEFSETALEDIEKHKKSRDKAVLKKIEKLLNELMEPPTTGTGQPELLKHDLAGLYSRRINKKHRLVYSINHEVVTVHVLTAWSHYGDK is encoded by the coding sequence GTGAGCTATACATTAGAGTTTTCAGAAACAGCTTTAGAGGATATAGAAAAACACAAAAAATCCAGGGACAAAGCTGTTTTAAAGAAAATAGAAAAATTGCTCAATGAGTTGATGGAACCCCCTACTACCGGAACAGGTCAACCAGAATTGTTAAAACACGACCTTGCAGGCTTATACTCCCGTAGAATAAATAAAAAACACCGGTTGGTTTACTCAATTAACCACGAAGTTGTTACGGTTCATGTATTGACTGCCTGGTCACATTATGGAGATAAATAA
- a CDS encoding metallophosphoesterase codes for MKQLPDLNGYDSLFVCGDIHGEFKTLIYEIKRREIVNAVIIVAGDCGIGFEELTYYEQLYGKLKKTLQKSNCLLLLMRGNHDDPLYFQKELLDFPLMKTISDYTVIQFKTHSILCVGGAISVDRLERLTAMWLAGLKGRKNVKCYWENEMPKFDSIALSELKANGILIDNVVTHTSPSFCMPLNKSDIEGWLFQDEKLKNDIKQERAVMDEIYNYLLQDGHPLVHWFYGHFHNSHIEYISDICFRMLNIMELCELKIEKPD; via the coding sequence ATGAAACAATTGCCTGATTTGAATGGATATGATTCTCTGTTTGTTTGCGGTGATATTCACGGAGAATTCAAAACGCTGATCTACGAAATAAAACGCAGGGAGATCGTTAATGCCGTTATCATTGTTGCCGGAGACTGTGGAATCGGTTTTGAAGAGCTGACCTATTATGAACAATTATATGGGAAACTGAAGAAAACTCTTCAGAAATCTAATTGCCTGTTGCTCTTAATGCGGGGAAACCATGATGACCCGCTATATTTTCAAAAGGAGTTGCTAGATTTTCCATTGATGAAAACAATTTCCGACTATACCGTCATCCAGTTTAAAACCCACAGCATTTTGTGTGTAGGCGGAGCGATATCTGTTGATCGGTTGGAAAGACTTACAGCCATGTGGTTGGCAGGACTGAAAGGGCGCAAAAACGTTAAATGCTACTGGGAAAACGAAATGCCGAAGTTCGATTCAATAGCTTTGTCTGAATTAAAAGCCAATGGTATTCTAATAGATAACGTTGTTACTCATACTTCCCCGTCATTTTGCATGCCCTTAAATAAATCGGACATTGAAGGCTGGCTTTTTCAAGATGAAAAACTGAAAAACGATATAAAACAAGAACGAGCCGTAATGGATGAGATCTATAATTATTTGTTACAGGATGGACATCCGTTGGTACATTGGTTTTATGGTCATTTCCATAATTCCCACATTGAGTACATTTCAGATATCTGTTTCCGGATGCTGAATATTATGGAATTGTGCGAATTAAAAATAGAAAAACCGGATTAG